The DNA segment gatcaaaatttaaaaatttcaaagcccacaaagcttTATGCTCCATCTCGACTGGCAAGTGACATTCTTTTCCATAAACCAACTAAAAAGGTgataaccccatagaagttttcatggtAGTTCTATATGCCCAGAGAGCATCGTCTAGCTTTTGTGACCAATCTTTCTTGAAATAGTGAcaatcttttctaaaattcttttgatttccctGTTAGAAACATCAGCTTGGCCATTCGTctgtggatgataaggtgcagccACCTTATGTTTTACCCCATAATGTTTAAGTACCTTAGCTAGTTGAGCATTACAAAagtgagatcccccatcactgATGAGTACCTTGGGAGTTCCAAAACGTGAAAAGATTTTCCTTTTTAGGAATTTGATCACAGTATTAGcatcattcttaggacatgctaTAGCTTCAaaccatttactcacataatcaacaactaccaaaatatattcattattgaatgatggaggaaagggtccaacaaaatcaataccccagcaaTCAAAAATTTCAACTTCCAGAATGCCTTGCAAtggcatctcatgcctccttgaAATAGCCCCTGTCCTTTGACATTTGTCACAGCTCCGAGCATGATTATgggcatctttaaacaaagtcggcCAATAAAATTCTGCTTGCAGAACTTTTGCGGTAGTGTgctctccattataatgacctgcataacgagaattatgacaatgccacaaaattTCTTCCGCTTCTGCCTTAGTTACACATCTCCTCAAAATATTATTTGCTCCTATCTTGAACAAATACGGATCTTCCCAAATGAATTGTTTGGCATCAtgtaaaaatttcattttctgtaTCCAATTAAATTCTTCAGGAATAATACCTGCAGCTTTGAAGTTGGCTAAATAAGCAAACCAGGGCCTTTGCTgaatatataaaagagtttcatctAAAAATGACTCCCAAATTTCTTTCTCCGTGCTTGTTACTTCATCATTGACTAACCGGGATAAATGATCAgcaattaaattttcacttccctttttatcacgaatctctatgtcaaattcttgtaacagAAGCACCCATCTAACCAATCATGGCTTTGAATCTGGTTTTGTCAATAAGTACTTTATAGTCGCATGATCCGTATAAATAATCACCTTAGATCCATTGAAataagatctaaatttctccaatgcaTAAACTATAGCCAAAAACTCCTTTTTTGTAGTAGCGTAATTCAGTTGGGCttcattcaaaactttactagcatagtaaatagcatgaaataccttttctcttctttgacccaACACAACGCCTATGGCATAgtcactagcatcacacataagttcaaactctttatccCAGTCTGGAGCTACGATCACTGGAGCAGAAATCAATCTCTTCTTCAAAATATCTAAAGCTTCCAAACATTCGGGACTCATTATAAATGGTGTctctttagcaagcaaattaCTTAATGGCTTAAcaatctttgaaaaatccttaataaatCGTCGATAAAATCCAGCATGACGAAGGAAACTTCGAATTCCTTTCACGTTTGTTGGTGGTGGAAGCTTTTCAATAACCTCCACTTTTGCCTTATCCACTTCAATCCCCCTAGCTGAAATTTTGTGTCCCAACACAATCCCTTCTGTAACGATAAAATGGCATTTCTCCCAGCTTagaacaagatttgtttgaacacatcgttTAAGAACAACATTCCGGTTGGTCAAACAAATTTGGAAGGAATccccaaaaactgaaaaatcgtccatgaagacttctatgcttttcttcatgaaatcagcaaagattgcttACATACACCTTTGAAATATGGTCAaggcattacataatccaaatggcatctTTCTGTAAGCAAATATACTAAAAGGACATGTaaaagttgttttctcttggtcttcagGGTCTACCACAATTTGGTTATATCCAGAGTAGCCATCTagaaagcaataataagcttgtCCAACCAATCTTTCTAACATCTGATCCATAAAGGGTAAGGGAAAATGGTCTTTCCTAGTAGCTGTATTTAGTCTCCTGTAATCAATGCACATTCGCCAACCAGTAACTGTCCTTGTAGGAATAAGTTCATTCCTTTCATTATGAATGACAGTcatccctcctttctttggtACATCTTGAACTGGACTCACCCATTTACTATCAGAAATAGGATATATAATTCTTGTTTCCAATAACTTCAAtacttcctttctcacaacttctttcataacAGGATTAAGTCTCCTTTGTGGTTGAACTACAGGCCTGTAATCATCTTCCATAAGAATTTTATGCATATAATATGTGGGACTTATACCCTTGAGATCTGCAATTGACCAGCCTATGGCACCTTTGTTTGCTTTTAAGACTCTCACCagttttccttcttcttctggAGATAATGAAGTACTAATAATGACTGGCTTTCTTCCATTGTCttccaaaaacacatatttcaaATGCGGTGGTAACTCCTTCAGTTCAACCTTACTTTCtggaattttttctttaagctCAATCTTTTCAAAAAGAGCTTTTTCTGCTGGAATTTCTTTTGTTACCTCTAACTCTTGAACACATTCCTGCTTTATTTTATCCTCCTCTTTATTCAAATCCTTGCATTCATTGATAAGAGTCCTCTCCAAAATGGATGCATTACGAACTCTATTTTCTTGTGTCATACAAAGTTCTTCTACAATGTCtatttgaaagcatgacttGTCATCTTTAGGATGTGACATTGCTTGAAACACATCAAAAtccacctcttcatcttgtacCTGGACTTTAAGCTTCCCCTTTTCAACATCAATCACAATTCTAGCTGTCTTCATGAAGGGTCTTCCGAGAATCAAAGTtgcatctccattttcttccatctccattataacaaaattcaCTGGAAATAAGAATTTATCTACCTTGactatcacatcttcagcaaCTCCATATGGATATTTGAGAGATCTATCAGCTAATTGAAGAACCATTCTTGTTCGTCTGATCTCCAACCCTTTAATCTTTTTGAACATAGAAAGAGGCATCAGATTTATACTAGCTCCtagatcaatcaaagctttcccaacctctaactctccaatagtgcatggaatagtgaagctccctggatcttgtaatttaggaggtaatgaccTTTGTATGACAACACTGCAATCCCCTTACACCTCAATCGTTTCATGTTCAATATACTTCCTTTTTTTTGTAATGAGTTCTTGTAATGGtatttgctgaagtgcctcCGAGAATGGAatagttatttccaatttcttgataATCTCCATAAAACGCTCAAACtacttttctctctcctttctagaATATATTTTCGGGTATGGCAGTGGTTTTTCGTACTCCTTCTCTTTAAATTTTACAGCCTCCTCTTCTTGATTTTCgttcatcatatttttctctagTGTTGAGGCCCCCAgtgtgcgtcttggaggaggttggtcTGCCATCTCCTCTATGTCCTGTGCAAAAGTCTCtaaagaagattgcaaaagtaTTTCAGGAGAGGGAAAATTTTCACGTGCAGGACGTCTAATTTTCCTTCCTCTCTTGTCTGATAGGCCTTCTAGAAGAGGTTGTTGGTTCTTCTTacttctagtgtgtattgtttcctgcatacacaagaaacaaaaaccctagaagcacttttaaagaaaaataaaacaaaattaaacaaaacaaaatataaacaataattacaaacaagtctaatttcaatcaattaacactacttgaaaaagttaaacctagAGTCCCCAACAACAGCgcaaaaaacttgttaacaaaactggcaagtgtaccagatcgtttcaagtaatataattggtaaacccaatatcttCTCAAGAGACTCCCAGACCTTATCGTttgtgcaaattgaaatcgtaagacttgtaaagaaaaattaattggtttagatgcaagaaacaacaagtaaacatgtaaatgcgattgattcaattgacgagaaaaagactatggatgaatggatttgttggggtttacaatttcatcttatccactctctcttatctactcctcttatttaattcgcttttttatctaattgtcatggaaactttcttagtctacccttaacccgatccctcggcgaaaagagcctattactaattactggcttgctatccctagcctcccttagtaattaataatgcattataaacgaaatcaaaaacaattgatcgtcctaccccctatccctaggtggtattgcttaatcaaggaatttctcacgagttcatgacagtaccgtacgttcacatatcaataaagacaaacaacaattatcgaatgagttaaacgataaaagcattaagcgcagatgagaacccaacaattgataatcaaagcaaacgacaagcatataaataaataagagtttcaataaaagagagtttcaaaagattacattgttccccaacaacaaaagggtttagttcaccattgtcatcatgaaactagatgaaaaatgatggaagaatggaaaaacaaaccctagatcggataaaaaggagcctaagcatccaagagatcttctctaAGGAATGAAaactaggtctggccgcccccttctatcaaaagaatacatctaaactcatACTACAGTTATTTATAGCTGAGTATCGTCACAGaatttaggcccaagcccagcagaaaATCGCCCGGCGTTACACTTTTGGCGCCCGGCTGCACCGCCTGGGCGCCAGACAGTGGCTACCCCTCGCATTTGGTCGCCCCAGCGttggattttggcgctgggtggttcctagactcttcctTTCTTCacgtttcttcttctttcttgagtctaagaccttccatcttcaatcccattcttcattttcatcaaaaatgctgcaaaacaatgtaaaacaagcataatatctctacaaacagcttttgactctcaactgactcactttacgtgttttgcttgattctaagctcactCTAAGCCTTAAAATGtgtattttgatttcaaatgaagcatgaaaataactgtttttcaacagTTATCACCTACTATCATCTCAActgtggccacctgccctctgcgaaGAGCCTCAAGTCTAGCCTCCATCATaaacatgtacatgtccctcatctggaacgACTTTACGTGTTGTGCTGGCTCATCCTGCTGAGGTGctcctctcctaggacgtctcctaagTACTGGTCCAGCCACCTCATCTCCTCCACAATATTGTCTGTAGTAAGCAACATCTATGGCCTTTCTAGGCCTCTCAAACGGTGGAATAgaagtgtccaccccagcctgaTGACACAAATGTGTAATAAGAGAAGGATGACCTAATGGTGTCCTACTGCTCACAATAGCTGCACATCTCTTCATCTCATTAGCGATGACCTCGCCAATGTTAACATTCATCTGCCTCAACATGTAGTAGATGAACATAATCCTGTGATCagtgatgtcagaaacatggGAACAAGGCtgaatgttggcatgagtaaatgccatccaatattttGCCAAGGGTGTCAGATCCGCCCTTTTGATGTTAATGCGAACACCATTTGGGTTTCTGTGAAAATGCCCTCCAGGTACACAGAGCACCCTCTCAATATCCTCATAGTCTAAACACTTCCTCATGTTCAACGTATATTGGCACTGCTCGTCAACCCACTCAGTACCCAAGAAGCTGTTAATGGTCTCAGGGTCATATATGATAATCTCCCCTCAAACTTAACTGGTGTACCTCTCCATGTTCTCTCCCCTAAACAAGGCATTTGtataaaattccttcaccacTTCAATGTTAGCTGGTGCAACGTACGTAGCCAACTTCTCCTAGTTCCTGCTTTCCAACTCTGCACCAAACTGAGGAACCAAGTCTGGAATGAATATTgctttcctctccatcagcaatcgCCTTTCTTGCACAATCAGAAAGTGCTCCTCATGTTTCCTAGAGAGGAATCTATGAGAGTAAAATCTCAGTGGCCTCTCtggctcctttctcttgtttcccttggttttcactcttcttgaagatgatgtcattcctacatcaaacacaattcaaaagaccaAGGAAATTCACCATTAAGGGTTATCAAACCATCAAACATTCATTATCTAAGCATTGTCCAACGTTGAGggcaaaacagggcccctcaacgCCACCTACATCAGAGAAatcaaaccaaaaacaaaatttgacgcccaccgctcagcgtccactgtccgctcagcggtggcgtcGGGATTTTTGCAAAAACTCATTCCTAACTgttctaatctccacccaatCACAAATTTCACAATTCCAGAACAtaatcatgcaatttaatcggtgcaaaatgtttctatttcatcaaatcatgcatagaaatcaaaagccctaatttatcatacTTCTAAACATATTCTTcatcaattttcaattatagaaagcctaagaatgaaattacatgacttacttgggtggagatacTCTAGATGCTTGCAAATGTTCTTTGATTGATGATGAATGCTTTCCCAATGCAATGCGCTcaccaaaaaccctaaactttgtcaatggaatggtggaaaagtgaagaactaTGAGAGTTTGGTGAGTGAGTGATGAGAAAAATGGAGGAAAACCTTTagaatgctcttgaaagtgaaagcaaAGTGTTAGGGTCTGTGAAGAACGCTTGGGCGCACCTTAGGGAGAGTTAAAAATGTGCAGATGGGCTTCCAACACTGAGCTTTTGAAAAGCCCATGCTGGGAATCTGTGACGCCACCGCTCAGGGCTAGGTCACCATTGAGCGGTGagcgttaaaaaaaaaattctttcctTTTGGTTTGCTTTCACGTTTTAAAAGCTGTAAaacttgatttcaactttcaatttttcaattttatgcacTTCCCCTCTCATATGCAACACAATCCTAAAATGCAACTAAACagggttttaaaaataaacaataatcaactaggttgcctcccaagtatggtttgtttaacgtcacgagcctgacccaaaccttctagcacctatcagtaagtgcttccaacacccttcagtagatgtacttacctgtatccttcagtagatacataaacaATTAGCTTCCCTCAGTAGAATCTACccaatatacaaaatttaaaaattgttcataattacatcaccaagatttaaaaatttaattacaaagaTATTGCTCTTGGATCAACTAgggtgcctcccagtaagcactcttttaatgtcattagcttgacccagtGTAGCTCACGTCTTCTCGTTCAAGTTGATGTCTTCATCGCACCAACTCATCAGCTGCCTTTTATCCACCCTCTTGACTACTCTGGAGTATGTTCTTCCAATTTCCACTACTCCTTTCTCTTTAAGCTCTTTCACAATCCACTCCCTATTCTTGTATCTTACCTTTGAACCAGGTTGGAATGGTGTGTCCTCCgagtggattgttcctcctttatctatatcttcatctttaggtacctgcaaaatattacaatcatTACTGTTAGTACCTTCAGATTCTTCAATTGTAGCTTCTCCCCTTGAAACTTTACACTTGGCCCTCTTCTGTATTCGTGTGAGCTTCTCTTTAGAACCAGCATATATCAACTTGCTTTCATGGTCTCTCAGCAAAATTGTTTCGTCATAGACACTCATCAACACTTTTGTAGTGTGCATAAAAGGCCTTCCAAGAATCACTAGAATCCTCTCATCAGTCTCCATATCCATGACTATAAAATCAATCATGAATTCAAGATGCTCAATACGAACAActacatcttccaccataccaatAGGTCTTTTAGACGACCCATCCACCACCATCATAGAAAGATTAGATGGTTTCAaagttagccctccaattttctttaGATAACTTGATGGTAGCATATTAATGTtcagattgttgacaacacaatttctatatcaatctagtttttgatgatgacaacacattgcttaataacaagtacatgttgttgctgcatCACATGTTCTTATActgattaaactgtaatatcTGTTAAacatgtatatgtgtgtgtactatgatacatgttcctatgttgattgattgatatatttctggaacatgtgtatatgctttaatgtgttgtatgttatgcatcatttcatatgttttactgcacatgttttaaagc comes from the Vigna radiata var. radiata cultivar VC1973A chromosome 2, Vradiata_ver6, whole genome shotgun sequence genome and includes:
- the LOC106780697 gene encoding uncharacterized protein LOC106780697, whose amino-acid sequence is MDDFSVFGDSFQICLTNRNVVLKRCVQTNLVLSWEKCHFIVTEGIVLGHKISARGIEVDKAKVEVIEKLPPPTNVKGIRSFLRHAGFYRRFIKDFSKIVKPLSNLLAKETPFIMSPECLEALDILKKRLISAPVIVAPDWDKEFELMCDASDYAIGVVLGQRREKGSENLIADHLSRLVNDEVTSTEKEIWESFLDETLLYIQQRPWFAYLANFKAAGHYNGEHTTAKVLQAEFYWPTLFKDAHNHARSCDKCQRTGAISRRHEMPLQGILEVEIFDCWAIACPKNDANTVIKFLKRKIFSRFGTPKVLISDGGSHFCNAQLAKVLKHYGVKHKVAAPYHPQTNGQADVSNREIKRILEKIVTISRKIAEAPVMDGNDEDDNFEDAEAGDEEDPDDIMDG